In the genome of Streptococcus mitis, one region contains:
- a CDS encoding histidine--tRNA ligase: MKLQKPKGTQDILPAESAKWQYVEGFAREIFKRYNYAEVRTPIFEHYEVISRSVGDTTDIVTKEMYDFYDKGDRHITLRPEGTAPVVRSYVENKLFAPEVQKPSKFYYMGPMFRYERPQAGRLRQFHQIGVECFGSSNPATDVETIAMAAHFLKEIGIQGVKLHLNTLGNPESRAAYRQALIDYLTPLKETLSKDSQRRLEENPLRVLDSKEKEDKVAVENAPSILDFLDEESQAHFDAVRQMLENLGVDYIIDTNMVRGLDYYNHTIFEFITEIEGNDLTVCAGGRYDGLVAYFGGPETAGFGFGLGVERLLLILEKQGVALPIENSLDVYIAVLGQGANVKALELVQALRQQGFKAERDYLNRKLKAQFKSADVFAAKTLITLGESEVESGQVTVKNNQIREDSNSSIYSNLRKEVQISIKEISKNFSEIFEKLGF, translated from the coding sequence ATGAAATTACAAAAACCAAAAGGAACGCAGGATATTTTACCTGCTGAATCTGCCAAGTGGCAGTACGTTGAGGGCTTTGCCCGTGAAATTTTCAAGCGCTATAACTACGCAGAAGTGCGCACGCCTATTTTTGAGCATTACGAGGTTATCAGTCGCTCTGTCGGAGATACAACGGATATCGTAACCAAGGAAATGTACGACTTCTATGATAAGGGTGACCGTCATATCACCCTCCGTCCAGAAGGAACTGCGCCCGTTGTCCGTTCTTATGTGGAAAATAAACTCTTTGCCCCAGAAGTGCAAAAGCCAAGTAAGTTCTACTACATGGGCCCTATGTTCCGTTATGAGCGTCCACAGGCAGGGCGTTTGCGCCAGTTCCACCAGATTGGTGTTGAATGTTTTGGCTCTAGCAATCCAGCTACCGATGTGGAAACAATCGCTATGGCAGCCCATTTCTTGAAAGAAATCGGTATCCAAGGTGTCAAATTACACCTCAACACTCTTGGAAATCCTGAGAGCCGTGCGGCCTACCGTCAAGCCTTGATTGACTATTTGACACCGCTCAAGGAGACCTTGTCTAAGGATAGCCAACGTCGTTTGGAGGAAAATCCTCTCCGTGTCTTGGACTCTAAGGAAAAAGAAGACAAGGTGGCAGTGGAGAATGCGCCGTCTATCTTGGACTTCCTTGATGAAGAAAGCCAAGCTCATTTTGATGCTGTGCGTCAGATGTTGGAAAATCTTGGAGTAGACTATATCATCGATACCAATATGGTGCGTGGTCTGGACTACTACAACCACACCATTTTTGAGTTTATCACTGAGATTGAGGGCAATGACCTGACAGTCTGTGCGGGTGGTCGTTACGATGGTTTGGTTGCTTACTTTGGAGGCCCTGAAACTGCTGGCTTTGGTTTTGGACTTGGTGTAGAGCGCCTGCTTCTCATTCTTGAAAAGCAAGGTGTGGCCCTCCCTATCGAAAACTCTCTAGATGTCTATATCGCAGTCTTGGGTCAAGGAGCAAATGTCAAGGCTTTGGAATTGGTACAGGCTCTTCGCCAACAAGGTTTCAAAGCAGAGCGTGATTACCTCAACCGTAAACTCAAAGCTCAGTTCAAGTCAGCCGATGTCTTTGCGGCTAAGACCCTCATCACTCTAGGAGAGAGTGAAGTCGAAAGCGGACAAGTGACAGTCAAGAACAACCAAATTAGAGAAGATTCAAACAGCTCCATTTACAGCAATTTACGAAAAGAAGTACAAATCTCAATTAAAGAAATTAGCAAAAATTTCTCAGAAATCTTTGAAAAACTAGGATTTTAA
- a CDS encoding MutR family transcriptional regulator, giving the protein MEQIGKVFRQLRESRNISLRQATGGQFSPSMLSRFETGQSELSVEKFLFALENISASVEEILFLARGFQYDTDSELRKEITDVLDLKNIAPLEDLYRKEYQKHAHSQNKQKHILNAIIIKSYMKGMDETVELTAEEGKVLHDYLFSTEIWGIYELNLFSVSSAFLSVSLFTRYVREMVRKSDFLMEMSGNRNLFHTILLNGFLASIECEEFTNASYFKRVIEEHFYNENETYFRIVYLWAEGLLDSKQGRVKEGQKKMEDAVRIFEMLGCNKSAEYYRNTTDC; this is encoded by the coding sequence ATGGAGCAGATTGGAAAAGTCTTTAGACAATTACGAGAGTCAAGAAATATCTCGCTGAGACAGGCGACTGGGGGACAATTTTCGCCGTCCATGTTATCCCGATTTGAAACTGGTCAGAGTGAGCTTTCGGTAGAAAAGTTTCTATTTGCCCTAGAAAATATATCTGCCAGTGTGGAGGAAATCCTCTTTCTGGCGAGAGGTTTTCAGTATGATACAGATTCTGAGTTGAGAAAAGAAATCACAGATGTCTTGGATTTAAAGAATATAGCACCTCTCGAAGACTTGTATCGCAAGGAGTATCAAAAGCATGCCCATTCTCAAAACAAACAGAAACATATTCTAAATGCCATTATTATCAAGTCTTATATGAAGGGCATGGATGAAACGGTAGAGTTAACGGCAGAGGAAGGGAAAGTCCTTCATGACTACTTGTTTTCTACCGAGATTTGGGGAATCTATGAACTCAATTTATTTTCAGTCAGTTCTGCTTTTTTATCTGTTTCTCTTTTTACTAGATATGTACGAGAAATGGTACGTAAATCTGATTTTCTAATGGAAATGTCTGGCAATCGAAACCTTTTTCACACTATACTATTGAATGGTTTTTTAGCCAGCATTGAGTGTGAAGAATTTACCAATGCCTCTTATTTTAAACGTGTTATCGAAGAGCATTTCTACAATGAAAATGAGACCTATTTCCGAATTGTCTATTTGTGGGCTGAAGGCCTCCTTGATAGCAAGCAAGGTAGAGTCAAGGAAGGCCAGAAAAAGATGGAGGATGCTGTCCGTATTTTTGAGATGCTTGGCTGTAATAAATCTGCCGAATACTATAGAAATACGACCGATTGTTGA
- a CDS encoding aromatic ring hydroxylase: MRDDIKINDRALALQDQIIEKLEKVFDTDVELDVYNLGLIYEINLDETGLCKIVMTFTDTACDCAESLPIEIVAGLKQIEGIEDVKVEVTWSPAWKITRISRYGRIALGLPPR, from the coding sequence ATGAGAGATGATATCAAAATCAATGACCGTGCTTTGGCCTTGCAAGACCAAATTATCGAAAAACTAGAGAAGGTTTTTGATACAGATGTGGAATTGGATGTGTACAATCTAGGGCTGATTTATGAAATCAATCTGGATGAAACGGGTCTCTGCAAGATTGTCATGACCTTCACCGACACCGCCTGTGATTGCGCCGAAAGCCTACCTATCGAAATCGTGGCAGGTCTGAAACAAATCGAGGGTATCGAAGATGTCAAGGTTGAAGTTACCTGGTCGCCTGCCTGGAAGATCACACGAATCAGTCGCTACGGTCGTATTGCCCTTGGACTGCCACCTCGTTAA
- a CDS encoding XRE family transcriptional regulator: MQLKNRLKELRARDGLNQTNLAKLAGVSRQTISLLERDEYTPSIIIALKISQIFNETVESVFRLEEDE; this comes from the coding sequence ATGCAACTCAAAAATCGTCTAAAAGAGCTTCGGGCTCGCGATGGTCTCAATCAAACCAACCTAGCCAAACTGGCAGGGGTTTCCAGACAGACCATTAGTCTACTAGAACGGGATGAGTACACCCCATCCATTATCATTGCCCTCAAAATATCTCAAATTTTCAACGAAACAGTCGAATCGGTATTTCGTTTGGAGGAGGACGAGTGA
- a CDS encoding transporter — translation MKLLFRNQAYRLLTLSRFFNAFGASIFNLVFIVYASTLPQASFAVAMANIVMIIPTLFTVFVGIRADYTRNKVKWMTYSGLFQAVLFFLAALVVQQASLFAFSSLCLINVISDVISDFAGGLRMPLIKEKVVEDDLMEAYSFSQFITYISAIGGQAFGVWLLGLSVNNFSLVAGINACFFLVSASILFLGKSKLSLSMSSADGEILKNEKLSIKDQFLTIYRNLRLVFLKGGQKNFGFMIFAVLLINALGGSLGGIYNIFFLSHSLLDFSYTEALFISQVCALVAVIISSLTGNDYFGKQSLPRLMMWATVGLSLVGLANVFNQVVLGLLFLCSTLYVSGKVQPKISTMLLKNLTPEVLARTSNFLGLLFTLSIPVGTACFSLIAVWNIQLTWMLFVGLSLLAILLTGLNLKNDI, via the coding sequence ATGAAACTATTGTTCAGAAATCAAGCTTATCGACTCTTGACTTTGTCACGTTTCTTCAATGCTTTTGGTGCTTCGATTTTCAACCTGGTATTTATCGTCTATGCATCGACTTTGCCACAAGCTTCTTTTGCGGTTGCTATGGCGAATATTGTCATGATTATTCCGACTCTCTTTACAGTTTTTGTAGGGATTCGGGCAGATTACACGAGGAACAAGGTCAAATGGATGACCTATAGCGGTTTGTTTCAGGCGGTTTTATTTTTTCTGGCAGCCCTAGTTGTTCAGCAAGCTAGTCTCTTTGCCTTTTCTAGCCTGTGTTTAATCAATGTCATTAGTGATGTCATCAGTGATTTTGCAGGTGGCCTGCGTATGCCTCTTATTAAGGAAAAAGTAGTTGAAGATGATCTGATGGAGGCTTATTCTTTTTCCCAGTTCATCACCTATATTTCAGCTATTGGTGGTCAAGCTTTTGGAGTCTGGCTCTTAGGTCTATCGGTCAACAATTTTTCCCTCGTTGCGGGAATCAATGCCTGCTTTTTCCTAGTATCAGCCTCTATTCTCTTTTTAGGAAAAAGCAAATTAAGCCTGTCAATGTCATCTGCTGATGGTGAAATTCTAAAAAATGAGAAGCTTTCTATCAAAGACCAATTCCTAACGATTTATCGAAATTTACGTCTCGTTTTTCTTAAAGGTGGGCAGAAAAACTTTGGATTCATGATCTTTGCTGTCTTGCTTATCAATGCCTTGGGTGGTTCCTTAGGAGGCATCTACAATATCTTCTTTTTGAGCCATTCTCTTTTGGACTTTTCTTACACAGAGGCATTATTTATCAGTCAAGTCTGTGCTTTAGTAGCAGTCATCATCAGTAGCCTTACGGGTAATGATTATTTTGGGAAGCAGTCCCTGCCTAGATTGATGATGTGGGCGACCGTAGGACTCAGTCTAGTTGGTCTAGCTAACGTATTCAATCAAGTCGTGCTTGGTTTACTATTTCTCTGTTCAACTCTGTATGTGTCTGGTAAAGTTCAACCAAAGATTAGTACCATGCTCCTGAAAAATCTAACTCCAGAGGTTCTAGCTCGTACCAGTAATTTTTTAGGTCTCTTGTTTACCTTATCCATACCTGTGGGAACAGCTTGTTTTTCACTTATAGCTGTATGGAATATACAGTTGACTTGGATGCTATTTGTTGGTCTTTCCTTGCTAGCTATTCTTTTGACAGGTCTTAATCTCAAAAATGATATCTAA
- a CDS encoding PspC family transcriptional regulator, protein MKEFLAGFQVDTEQKELAGVCAGLGNYFNIKTNVVRLVAILLFLWSTEFGILTVILYAYLAGWLGRDPLGEGTKKARNQAILLFAVCLILVSLGTEGLTAIYESGKVFGQWLVGLV, encoded by the coding sequence ATGAAAGAGTTTTTAGCAGGATTTCAAGTAGATACAGAACAAAAAGAACTTGCAGGTGTCTGTGCAGGTTTAGGAAATTATTTTAATATCAAGACTAACGTCGTCCGTTTGGTAGCCATTTTGCTGTTTCTTTGGTCAACAGAGTTTGGGATTTTAACAGTCATCCTATATGCTTATCTAGCAGGCTGGCTTGGGAGAGACCCTTTAGGAGAAGGGACGAAAAAAGCAAGAAATCAAGCTATTCTCTTGTTTGCTGTTTGTTTGATTTTAGTATCACTTGGAACAGAGGGCTTGACAGCAATTTATGAATCAGGTAAAGTCTTTGGTCAGTGGTTAGTTGGATTGGTTTAG